In Candidatus Cohnella colombiensis, one DNA window encodes the following:
- a CDS encoding phospholipid carrier-dependent glycosyltransferase — MDFNYGTSTRSFNWGSNSSRIQGDRRWNPLDLVLVILLMIVSGVLSFYDLGDRTAPQTFWKPAQVGETFIVDFGKIRPVDRLNMYEGPAGRGETRIEYSTDGQHWILYTEIKHEINRVFTWKLEEKSVEARYMRFTAQKTGYRLYEASFFTKDITSVAIPVVDVITSKQIQSSEGSGAEVFDEQEWAPYRPDYRNGMYFDEIYHGRTAYEFVEGMQPYENTHPHLGKDILALGVKWFGMTPFGWRFMAAVFGTIMVPIFYAIAKGMFMRTRYAFLAALLLVLEGFHLVHSRSANVDIFGVTFTMVMFYAMYRYGESQWQYGGFKRSLGWLTLGGIFFGLAASVKWNYLYGGAGLAILLLFALFRRRREARSKGDHFAKRLVLTLMACIVLYVAVPAGIYTVSYIPYFKATVAEDGIKDLWDDQKRMYEYHKGVKEEHPYGSKWYTWPLMLRPVWYYGGKDLAKGDAQSIAAMGNPVIWWGGLAAMLAAWWIGLRHRDRMVLMLTFAYMSFYVPWMVAPRSVTFLYHYFPMVPLLILFLIWMLRYLEERSYKGRRWTMAVVISAIALFIWFYPVYTGVTISREWMNVFIRWLPSWGF; from the coding sequence ATGGACTTTAATTACGGTACTAGTACGAGATCCTTTAATTGGGGATCAAATTCGTCTCGGATTCAGGGTGATAGACGGTGGAATCCGCTCGATCTGGTTTTGGTCATTTTATTAATGATTGTCTCAGGTGTATTGTCCTTCTACGATCTTGGCGACCGAACCGCTCCACAGACGTTTTGGAAGCCTGCTCAGGTGGGAGAGACGTTTATTGTCGATTTCGGGAAAATACGACCGGTTGATCGTTTGAACATGTATGAGGGTCCCGCCGGCAGAGGTGAGACGAGGATTGAATACTCTACAGATGGTCAGCACTGGATATTGTACACCGAAATTAAGCACGAGATTAATCGCGTGTTTACTTGGAAGCTCGAGGAGAAGTCAGTTGAAGCGCGTTACATGCGGTTTACGGCTCAGAAGACGGGATACCGACTTTATGAAGCTTCTTTCTTTACGAAAGACATCACCTCAGTAGCGATTCCCGTCGTAGATGTAATAACAAGTAAGCAAATCCAAAGCTCTGAAGGTAGCGGTGCTGAAGTATTCGATGAGCAGGAATGGGCGCCCTATCGACCAGATTATCGTAATGGGATGTATTTCGACGAGATCTACCATGGACGTACAGCATATGAATTTGTCGAAGGGATGCAACCGTACGAAAATACGCATCCTCATTTAGGTAAAGATATATTGGCACTGGGCGTAAAATGGTTCGGCATGACGCCTTTTGGTTGGCGGTTTATGGCAGCAGTGTTCGGGACAATAATGGTTCCGATCTTCTACGCAATTGCGAAGGGGATGTTCATGCGGACGCGCTATGCTTTTCTGGCTGCGTTGCTGCTCGTGCTTGAAGGCTTCCATCTCGTTCATTCTCGTAGCGCCAACGTCGATATCTTCGGCGTGACATTTACGATGGTGATGTTTTATGCGATGTATCGCTATGGGGAGTCACAATGGCAATATGGCGGGTTTAAGCGCAGTCTCGGCTGGCTTACGCTTGGCGGTATATTTTTCGGGCTGGCTGCATCGGTAAAATGGAACTATCTATACGGGGGAGCAGGTCTAGCAATATTACTCCTCTTTGCGCTATTTCGACGGAGAAGAGAAGCGCGGAGTAAAGGTGACCATTTTGCCAAGCGACTTGTTCTTACCTTGATGGCGTGCATCGTACTGTATGTTGCTGTACCGGCAGGGATTTATACAGTATCGTACATTCCTTATTTTAAAGCGACGGTAGCTGAAGATGGAATTAAAGATTTGTGGGATGACCAGAAGCGCATGTACGAATACCATAAAGGAGTAAAAGAAGAGCACCCTTATGGATCCAAATGGTACACATGGCCGCTGATGCTCAGACCAGTCTGGTACTATGGTGGTAAGGATCTTGCCAAAGGCGATGCACAAAGTATTGCAGCCATGGGTAATCCAGTTATCTGGTGGGGAGGACTCGCAGCAATGTTGGCTGCATGGTGGATCGGATTACGTCATCGCGACCGAATGGTGTTGATGCTGACTTTTGCTTATATGTCCTTCTACGTGCCATGGATGGTGGCGCCACGCAGCGTGACGTTCCTTTATCATTATTTCCCAATGGTCCCGCTATTGATCTTGTTCCTTATATGGATGCTTCGTTATCTGGAGGAGCGGTCATACAAAGGAAGACGTTGGACAATGGCAGTAGTCATCTCAGCAATCGCACTGTTTATCTGGTTCTACCCTGTCTATACGGGAGTAACGATCAGTAGAGAATGGATGAATGTGTTTATTCGTTGGTTGCCTAGTTGGGGCTTCTAA